A genomic window from Silene latifolia isolate original U9 population chromosome Y, ASM4854445v1, whole genome shotgun sequence includes:
- the LOC141627953 gene encoding uncharacterized protein LOC141627953: MIAYLEVAKELKFRFASFHIQQIPRDQNVEADALATLGAAFTPGAVGTIPFIHVMKPAIPQNEQQNPSKAATTQWTYEAGILCTATPQEEIDDWQKPYNSKLRDEVLPPDQKDARSFKMKSLRFVLIDGILFRKSLAGPYLRYLSIQEAKAVMCDIHSGDCGNHT, encoded by the coding sequence ATGATAGCCTACCTGGAAGTGGCGAAGGAGCTCAAATTCCGCTTTGCCTCCTTCCACATCCAGCAGATACCAAGGGATCAGAATGTTGAAGCGGATGCTCTTGCCACCCTAGGAGCAGCCTTCACTCCAGGGGCAGTGGGTACTATACCATTCATACATGTCATGAAACCTGCCATACCTCAGAATGAACAGCAAAACCCCAGTAAGGCTGCAACCACCCAGTGGACATACGAAGCAGGGATACTGTGTACTGCCACACCCCAGGAAGAGATTGATGATTGGCAAAAGCCTTACAATAGTAAGCTACGTGATGAGGTCTTACCACCTGACCAGAAAGACGCCAGGAGCTTCAAAATGAAATCCTTAAGATTCGTACTCATTGATGGTATCCTATTTAGGAAGTCCTTGGCAGGACCATATCTAAGGTACTTGAGCATACAAGAGGCAAAGGCAGTAATGTGTGATATCCACAGTGGTGATTGTGGAAATCACACATGA